A region of the Ranitomeya variabilis isolate aRanVar5 chromosome 5, aRanVar5.hap1, whole genome shotgun sequence genome:
TTGCACCGTCTGCTTTCTACTTGTTTTATTTGTATCTGTTTTATCTGCTTTTGTCGTTATGTTTCTCCTCTATGCGATGACTTTGGACGAGTCTCAGTTGGATGCCTCTCTGGGTGTCAGGGGTTGTGTCCCCCAACGGCGACGGCCCCTGACCGTGTTTCACTATTCAACCTGTTGCCTTTTCTCACACTATTAGTCCAGGCCAGCATGCTGCGCCCACAGCAGTGCCCATCACAACTGGGCATGCTGGGTCTTTTAGTTTCACCCAGTCCCAGTATTTGAGCAGTGCTCCTGCTGGATGGAGGAGATGACGTGTGGAATAATAGCAGTGGACACAACCCATGCCTTGTGCTATCAGGATTAATCTCCTGCGCAGCAGCCGCCACTTTCCAAATTCTGATGCGCTTTGGTAATGGGTAAAGTGACTTTTCTTTCCAAAACGCGATTAATGGAATCTGATTGAGTTTCTCTCCTGATCTGAGTTCACAATTCCAGCTCTGACTGACAGTCTTTGGCCGGGTCACGGAGCATTGGTCATATTATTCAGCTAGTACAGAGGGGCCCCAACTGGCGGATGGAAGGAACTGCACCCcagctgtactgtgatatcactgtgtgcattatccctgtactgtgacatcactgtgtgtattatctctgcactgtgacatcacagtgtgtattatccctgtactgtgacatcactgtgtattatctctgtactgtgacatcactgtgtgtattatccctgtactgtgacatcactgtgtattatctctgtactgtgacatcactgtgtattatctctgcactgtgacatcactgtgtgtattatccctgtactgtgacatcactgtgtgcattatccctgtactgtgacatcactgtgtgcattatctctgtactgtgacgtcactgtgtgtggtattatccctgtactgtgacatcactgtgtgcattatccctgtactgtgacatcactgtgtgcattatccctgtactgtgacatcactgtgtgcggtattattcctgtactgtgacatcgctgtgcgtattatccctgtactgtgacatcactgtgtgcagtattatccctgtactgtgacatcactgtgtgtattatccctgtactgtgacatcactgtgtgtattatccctgtactgtgacatcactgtgtgtattatccctgtactgtgacatcgctgtgtgtattatccctgtactgtgacatcactgtgtgtattatccctgtactgtgacgtcactgtgtgtattatacctgtactgtgacgtcactgtgtgtggcattatccctgtactgtgacgtcccTGTGTTagccctgtactgtgacgtcactattatccctgtactgtgacgtcactgtgcgcGGTATTAGTGCAGGGTCACCCGGAGAGAACACGGAGAGGAGCAGAAGTAACTTTCATGCTGTCACCATCGCCACGAAGGAGTTAACCAGAGAGGAAACCGCGGGCAGGAGGGGCCGGTCACCATGGTAACAGGTCTCCTGCGCCCGAGACAAAGGAGCAGCCGCGGGTGACCCCGCCCACAACCACGCCTCCCTCTCGGTGTCGGCAGCGCGCACTCGCTCGCGCATGCCCAGTGCCGACCCCGCCCACCACCCCCTCTCCTGTTTTGTAGTCTTGTCGGGGCGCTGCGCATGCTCAGGGCGGAGCCGCGCACGTCAGACGCCGGCAGCGCGCACGTCACCCATTAACGGTCCAGTCAGGGCTCCGGCCGGCGGCTGTCTGTGTCCTCGGACGGTGAGAGAAGCGCGGAGCCGAGAGGAGCAGCAGCAGGATGCCGGGTCCCCGGAGAGCGGGGCCGGGCTGAGCAGAGACCGAGAGCCCGGAGCGAGAAGAGGCGCGCTCCCTCCTGGCGGCCTCGGGCAGCACGACGCTCGCCAGGCCGCGGCCTAGTCAGGGGGATGCCGGGATGGAGAgccacatctcctgcctgttcccggagctgctggccatgatcTTCGGCTACCTGGACGTCCGCGACAAGGGCCGAGCGGCGCAGGTGTGCGGGGCCTGGCGGGACGCGGCCTACCACAAGTCCGTGTGGCGGGGCACCGAGGCCAAGCTGCACCTCCGCCGCGCCAACCCGTCGCTGTTCCCCAGCCTGCAGGCCCGCGGCATCCGGCGGGTGCAGATCCTGAGCCTGCGCCGCTCCCTCAGCTACGTCATCCAGGGCCTGCCCGACATCGAGAGCCTGAACCTGAGCGGCTGCTACAACCTGACGGACAACGGCCTGGGCCACGCCTTCGTGCAGGAGATCCCGTCCCTGCGGGCGCTCAACCTGAGCCTGTGCAAGCAGATCACGGACAGCAGCCTGGGCCGCATTGCCCAGTACCTGAAGCGGCTGGAGGGGCTGGAGCTGGGGGGCTGCTCCAACATCACCAACACCGGCCTGCTGCTCATCGCCTGGGGGCTGCACGGCCTCAAAAGCCTGAACCTGCGCAGCTGCCGCCACGTCTCCGACGTGGGCATCGGGCACCTGGCCGGGATGACCCGCAGCGCCGCCGAGGGCTGCCTGAGCCTGGAGCAGCTCACCCTGCAGGACTGCCAGAAGCTCACCGACCTGGCGCTCAAGCACATCGCCCGGGGGCTGCAGGGGCTCCGCGTGCTCAACCTCAGCTTCTGCGGGGGCATCTCGGACGCCGGGCTGCTGCACCTGTCCCACATGGGCGGTCTGCGGAGCCTGAACCTGCGCAGCTGCGACAACATCAGCGACACGGGCATCATGCACCTGGCCATGGGCAGCCTGCGCCTCTCCGGCCTGGACGTCTCCT
Encoded here:
- the FBXL14 gene encoding F-box/LRR-repeat protein 14 translates to MESHISCLFPELLAMIFGYLDVRDKGRAAQVCGAWRDAAYHKSVWRGTEAKLHLRRANPSLFPSLQARGIRRVQILSLRRSLSYVIQGLPDIESLNLSGCYNLTDNGLGHAFVQEIPSLRALNLSLCKQITDSSLGRIAQYLKRLEGLELGGCSNITNTGLLLIAWGLHGLKSLNLRSCRHVSDVGIGHLAGMTRSAAEGCLSLEQLTLQDCQKLTDLALKHIARGLQGLRVLNLSFCGGISDAGLLHLSHMGGLRSLNLRSCDNISDTGIMHLAMGSLRLSGLDVSFCDKVGDQSLAYIAQGLYGLKSLSLCSCHISDDGINRMVRQMHSLRTLNIGQCVRITDKGLDLIAEHLSQLTGIDLYGCTRITKRGLERITQLPCLKVLNLGLWQMTESEKVR